A region of Vitis vinifera cultivar Pinot Noir 40024 chromosome 15, ASM3070453v1 DNA encodes the following proteins:
- the LOC100264976 gene encoding pentatricopeptide repeat-containing protein At5g39710 produces MSATARRLRITLKVCHSSHFLSSSTSHTLNISQTLHKTLDFHTRSSSCSSCSSIIPQKIDFLDQFSPFPSSSSSKFSINPNERRKIVVRLSKMIKQSQGYVLRGFAQNFCPCFLVKIMKLLESREIAFAFFKFAFQDDSESTIRSCCVAAHLLAAEELRHVAQDVIWWVIARIGVLRSGDLVEFMWRGHHVYESDFSVLDSLMRAFVNAEMGFQALEILGRMREVGVRPSASGVAILFKLLLRVGDYGNVWKLFKDVIRRGPQPCKYTFSGIILGFCRKGCIHLGESLLHLMPKFHCEPNAFAYNIVINACCIRGRTSDALAWFNLMIERGCNPTVVTFNTVINAFCKEGNVVEARKLFDGLKEMGFSPNAIMYNTLMNGYVKMREIDQANMLYEEMRKKGIAPDGITFNILVSGHYKYGREEDGDRLLKDISVLGLLPDRSLFDISVSGLCWAGRLDEAMEFLMDMLEKGLSPSIIAFNSVIAAYSQAGLEDKAFEAYKLMVHFGLTPSPSTCSSLLMGLSINGRLQEATELIGQMIEKGLSVNNMAFTVLLDKFFKRGDVVGAQSLWGEMERRGIFPDVVAFSAFIDGLSKQGLVEEAYNVFLEMLRKGLIPNNFAYNSLICGFCKCGKLNEALKLEKVMRHRGLLPDIFTTNMIIGGLCKQGRMRSAINVFMDMHQTGLSPDIITYNTLINGYCKAFDMVNADNLVNRMYASGSNPDLTTYNIRIHGFCSSRRMNRAVLMLDELVSAGIVPNTVTYNSMLNGVCSDILDRAMILTARLLKMAFVPNVVTANLLLSQFYKQGMPERTLMWGHKLSEIPYAFDEITYKIMDKAHHILEDADFSRVTSAKSLFLDFLMYITYDYFCRYRPHSETTQHPLKLIDRSYSGS; encoded by the coding sequence ATGTCTGCTACTGCGCGCCGTTTGCGCATTACTCTCAAGGTGTGTCACTCTTCTCACTTCCTCTCTTCATCTACATCGCATACTCTCAACATTTCGCAAACCCTCCACAAAACCCTGGATTTTCACACACGTTCTTCTTCTTGTAGTAGCTGTTCTTCAATTATTCCCCAAAAAATCGATTTTCTTGATCAGTTTTCGCCTTTTCCTAGCTCAAGTTCTTCGAAATTTAGTATCAATCCGAATGAGCGGCGAAAAATTGTGGTTCGCTTGTCGAAGATGATCAAACAAAGTCAAGGATATGTATTGAGGGGATTTGCACAGAACTTTTGCCCATGTTTTCTAGTAAAGATCATGAAACTATTGGAAAGTCGGGAAATTGCGTTTGCATTCTTCAAATTTGCATTTCAGGACGATTCGGAGAGTACCATAAGGTCGTGTTGTGTTGCGGCGCATCTTTTAGCAGCCGAAGAGCTTCGGCACGTCGCGCAAGATGTGATTTGGTGGGTGATTGCTAGGATTGGAGTGTTGCGGAGTGGGGATTTGGTGGAGTTTATGTGGAGAGGGCACCATGTTTATGAGTCAGATTTTTCAGTTCTTGATTCCCTTATGAGGGCCTTTGTGAATGCGGAAATGGGTTTTCAGGCTTTGGAGATTTTAGGTAGAATGAGGGAGGTTGGTGTGAGGCCGAGTGCATCAGGGGTAGCAATTCTTTTCAAATTATTGCTTAGAGTTGGTGATTATGGTAACGTGTGGAAGTTATTTAAGGATGTGATTCGGAGAGGTCCTCAACCTTGTAAGTATACATTCAGTGGGATAATTCTTGGGTTTTGTAGAAAAGGCTGTATCCATCTTGGAGAGAGTTTATTGCATTTGATGCCAAAGTTTCATTGTGAACCCAATGCTTTTGCATATAACATTGTGATCAATGCATGTTGCATCAGGGGCCGAACCTCTGATGCATTAGCGTGGTTCAATTTGATGATTGAAAGGGGTTGTAATCCTACTGTCGTTACATTTAACACAGTTATCAATGCCTTTTGCAAGGAGGGGAATGTGGTAGAAGCAAGGAAACTCTTTGATGGACTTAAAGAGATGGGTTTCTCTCCAAATGCCATTATGTATAACACACTAATGAACGGATATGTTAAGATGAGAGAGATTGATCAGGCAAACATGCTCTATGAAGAAATGAGGAAAAAGGGTATAGCTCCTGATGGCATAACTTTTAACATTTTAGTGTCTGGGCACTACAAATATGGAAGGGAAGAGGATGGGGATAGACTGTTGAAGGATATATCTGTATTGGGATTGCTTCCAGATCGGTCGTTATTTGATATTTCAGTTTCAGGGCTGTGTTGGGCAGGTAGGTTGGATGAGGCTATGGAGTTTTTGATGGATATGCTCGAGAAAGGTTTATCTCCTAGCATAATTGCTTTTAACTCTGTTATTGCTGCTTACAGCCAAGCAGGGTTAGAAGATAAAGCTTTTGAAGCTTATAAACTCATGGTTCATTTTGGTTTGACTCCTTCACCTTCCACATGCAGTTCTCTGCTTATGGGTCTGTCCATAAATGGGAGGCTGCAAGAAGCGACAGAGCTTATAGGTCAGATGATAGAGAAAGGTTTATCAGTCAATAACATGGCTTTCACAGTGCTTCTAGACAAGTTTTTTAAGAGAGGAGATGTGGTGGGGGCACAAAGTTTGTGGGGAGAAATGGAAAGAAGAGGAATATTTCCTGATGTTGTTGCCTTCTCAGCCTTCATTGATGGACTTTCTAAACAAGGTCTGGTGGAGGAGGCTTACAATGTGTTTTTAGAAATGTTAAGGAAAGGGTTAATTCCAAATAACTTTGCATATAACTCTTTGATTTGTGGTTTTTGCAAGTGTGGAAAGCTGAATGAGGCATTGAAGCTGGAGAAAGTGATGAGGCACAGAGGTCTTCTCCCTGATATCTTCACCACCAATATGATCATTGGTGGGCTTTGTAAACAGGGCAGGATGCGGTCAGCAATCAATGTCTTTATGGACATGCACCAGACCGGATTGTCCCCAGATATTATTACATACAACACTTTGATCAATGGGTATTGTAAAGCTTTTGACATGGTTAATGCAGATAATTTGGTGAATAGAATGTATGCCAGTGGGAGTAACCCAGATCTCACAACCTATAATATACGTATCCATGGTTTTTGTAGCAGCCGGCGGATGAATCGAGCTGTGTTGATGTTAGATGAGCTTGTTTCAGCTGGTATTGTTCCAAATACAGTAACATACAACAGTATGCTGAATGGTGTTTGTAGTGACATACTGGATCGTGCTATGATTTTGACTGCAAGATTGCTTAAGATGGCATTTGTCCCAAATGTTGTAACGGCTAATTTATTGTTGTCTCAATTTTACAAGCAAGGAATGCCCGAGAGAACCCTGATGTGGGGGCACAAGTTGAGTGAGATTCCCTATGCCTTTGAtgaaattacatataaaataatggaCAAAGCCCATCACATACTAGAAGATGCTGATTTTTCAAGAGTAACATCTGCAAAGAGCCTCTTCCTGGACTTCCTTATGTACATTACATATGATTATTTTTGTAGATACAGACCTCACAGTGAAACAACTCAGCATCCTCTTAAACTGATTGACAGAAGTTACAGTGGGTCCTGA